The sequence below is a genomic window from Dyadobacter chenwenxiniae.
CAACTCCGTCTTCCGGCTTCTCAACAATGGTAAAAAAGTTGATAAAACCGGTGGTGGACATCACGTCCTGGATTTCTTCCGAAACCCCCACAAGCACCACTTTACCTTCCTGCGACCTGATATTCCGGTAAACCATCAGCAACACACGCAGCCCGGCGCTGGACATGAAACCTACGTCGGTGAGGTCAATCGCGATGTTTTTGCTTTTGTCCATGGCCACCTTTGCATTTCTTTCAAATTCGGGTGCCGTTTTGCTGTCTATGTCGCCGGAGACCGCAACCACCGTAATTTCCTCCTGATCCGTAATGGTAACTTTCATCTGAATAGTTTCTAAATATGGTTCAAATTACTTGGCCGAACTGATCTGTACTTTCACGCGGATACGTTCCTCTGTTTCAGGAAGTTTCACGGTAAGTGCATAGGCATCGAAATCTGTATAAGGCTGATCGTCAATGAAAACCTCGCTGATATACACGCTTCCGGGAGGCAGGATATCCGGCGAAACACGCAGAATGTTGTCCTTCCAGCCGTTTGGATAAGGCTTAAAGTAGAAATAAGTTGGCTGCTTGGTGATCAGCAAATTGATATAAACTGCTGACAGATAGCATAGTTCTGTGCTGTGATATGCACTCATGGAGTGGCTTCCTTTGAAACGCTCTGTTCCCAAAAGATACGGCATACCATTGCCCAACACATTGAAATACACACCGCCATCGTCATTATCCAGGAAGAATGCATTGTAGAATGCTGCCGCCTCACGCGCTTGTTTTTCGTATTCTTTATCTCCCAAAACCCCGTACATGATCAGGTAAGCAAGAATTGCCTGCTCCTGCTGCCACCACGCCTTGCGGTCATGCCATACAAATTGGTGCTTGTCGCCTGTCTTCTGAACGCGTTCAACCACGTCATACCAGCCGCCACGCTGTTGATCAGAACCAGCCGCAGGCATCAATTCAGCAATTTTTTTGGCAAATGCCAGATATTCTTCTTTTGGAGTCAGCGATTGCTGACGGATCAGGTTCCATGCGATTTTCAGGTTGTGCCCTACTACTGCACGGTTTTGCTGCCATCCCCATGTTTGGTCTTTGCTCCAATCTTCGAAAAATTTCTCCTGAACAAACGGACTGTTTTCGTAGTCTGGGAAATATTTGGTAATGGTGTCAAAAGTGTATTCCAAGAAATCAGCGTGCTTTTGCTCGCCGCTTGCCAGCCAGAGGTTGATCAGGTAAGCAGGCGCGTGGTCACCCACGGAGTTCCAGTTTTTGCGGGCTTTGTTATGAGCCAAAGATTCCTCGTGCGCATCCAATGTGATCGGGTGCAAGTGGGAGTAGTAACCTACGCCATTTGGATCTTTGAAATATTTTTCAAACAGATCAATGGTTTTGTCAATGTCGTCGCGGATGCGCTGATCGCCCGTGATGCGGTAGGTTTGCGTCGGGCCTGCGAGGGCGTAGATCTGCTCATACATAGGAAGCGAATCCAGGTCGTCACCAAATTCCGAAGTCAGCAATTTGGTTTCTTTCTGGCCTTCCACTTTCAAGCCGTGATACCAGTAAACGAGGTCATCATCTTGGTCAAAAAAGCGCATGTGGTCGCGCAGATATTCTGTTCCAAGCTCTGCCCCTTCCAGGAATTCGTCTTTTCCGGTCAACAGATATGCGGATGCAAATCCGTAAACCATTCTGGAAATTGTGTCTGTTTCCTGCAAGTAATCTCCTTTTTTGGAACCTCCCAAATGGAGCATTGTGCGATAATTTTTGTAGTTGATCTCCTCTTTCGGATAATCAAACTGCCATTTCAGATAGCTGGAAGCAATAGAACTGATCTGCGTGATCCAGTAATTCTGCTCCTCGTGGCGATAAGCTTTTGGCTCCTTACCCGGGAAAATCAATTGCTGCGCTTCAAATGTGCTTTCGTCCGCGCCTGCATTGGGATAAAATGTTCCGTAAGCGAAAACATATTGTCCATTTGTCGACAAAAACGGTGCGATATCGCCTGGATCCTGCCAACCTTCTGTCAGGTTCTGCACGCCGCGCGCATAGGTGGAAGCGATCAGATTGATCTTGAAAGGACGCTTGTCCGACGTCTCCACAGTAAACCAGCGTTCCTCTGCATTATATCCCGTGATATAACCCGCAATGGTATCCGAAAAAGTGAAATTAATATTCATGCGTTAGTTGGTAAAGGTGTTTGAGAGTTTATTAAGCCAGATCTTCCTGATCCCGATAGCCCTGGGTGATTTCAATAATGTTTCCTTCGGGGTCTTTGAGCCATACGGTTTTCCAGCCTTCGATTACGTCGTCGAAATGCAATGGGCCGAGGGTGATGACGGCGTCTTCTCCCATGCTTTCCACTTTGGCATCGATGTCGTCCACGGAGAATGCAATGTGCCTTAAACCAGGATAATGCGGGCCGTCTGCTTCGGACATCGGGTAAGGGCGGTCTTCTTCGGGCGGGAAGATTTCGAAGTAAATGTTGTCATCGTTTTTAAGGAAAACCAGCTCGGCGTCGTCGCCCAGACTGATGACCCTTGCCCTGCGGAACCCAAAATATTTAGAATAAAAATCCTCGAACTTCGCGAGGTTTTTAACTGTAAGTGCCAGGTGGAAAAATGTCGCGCTCATATTAGTTAGGGTTAGCTGCTGACAATGTTTCAATGATCTTTTTGGCAAACAAATGCGCATGCCCGCCAGAGCGTCCGGTGATCAAGTCGCCGTCCACAACCACATCTTCATTGGTATAAATGGCTCCATATGCCTTTGCGTCACCGATCAGGTTATTGTGGCAAACCAATTTGCGGCCGCGAACGAGCTCGGTTGCAGGTGCAGTAAGCCATAATCCGTGACAGATAATACCTTTCAAAATGCCTGGTTCAGCAAAAACGCGTTTCAGGAATTCGGTTGCAGGCGGAATTTTCTCCACGTCCTCGGTGTAACGCAGCCGGTCCGAAACCATGCCCGAAGGCACGATAATGGCGTCGTAAGTGCGCAGCTCCTCGTCGCTCATGTTCTCGAACGATTCCCAGCAATCCATCGGCGCACGATATTCGTGGCCCAGAAAGGTGAGTTTATCCTGTCCCCATAACCTTGTCAGAAAATGCAGCTCAGCGCCTTCTTCGGGAAAGCGGAATTTGTAGTAGAAAATTTCATTCTCAAAATAATCGGCTTCCAAGAGCACACCGATCTTTTTATCTGCCAGTTTCATGGTGAAAGGGTTTAGGAGGTTCTATTTAGTTAGGCTAATGTTCCGTCGGGATGCTGGACCATTCCTGCGAAGTGAATGGCAATTTTTCCGTCTTGCAGCACCCAGCTGTCAGCAAAACGCATTTCACTTTTCTCGCCACCAACCGTCATCGTGATCTGTTCGGTGATCATTAATGTTTCCGGATCTTCGGTTTCGGCCCAGAACACAATGTCTGTTTCCAGTCCGTCGATGCCCAAAATGCCTTGCATATGCTCGTTCACCTGGTCGCGGCCTTTGTAAATAACGGGCGACTTGGAAAAGCTGCTGATCAACGTCGCATCGTCTGTATACTGGTCAAGCAGCGCGTCGATGTTTTTGTCAAGAATATGCTGAATGTGTTCTTTGTACATTCTGCCCAGCTTGGTATCCGGTACGTTTTTCATATTTTGGTTTAATAAAGATGGGTTAATAACCTGATTTAGAGTGTCGCTGACCCTTCGTGATATTCCAGGCCGTCGACAATGTATTTGGTAATGACCACCTTTCCAGCGTCCGTCAATTTTACTTCCCAGGTTTGAAAAGCATCACATTTGATGCGTTTGCTGAATGGTTCGGGAGCATTCCATACGCTGGCTTCCCATTGGACCACCACTTTTACCACCGCAGTATCGCCGTTGATGACGGGCTCAACGACCTTAACCGTATGAACTTCGTCGAAAAAGATCCGGATCACGCGCTGAAACCAGCCTTCAAATCCTGCATATCCGTAAACTGTTGCTTCCGGGAATACCATTTCGAGTTCGGCATCCGCAAGCAGCGGCAAAACTTCAACCATCGGGACGTGGACATCCAGCTTTTTATACCAGTCAAGAGCCAGTTCTTTTATTGCTTCCTGCGTTAGCATTGTATTTTATATTTTAGGTTAATTATAATTCAATCAATGGTTTAGACTATTTCAAATTGGCAGCACTGTCCGCTGCAAGGATCATATCAGCTGCTTTTTCGCCGATCATAAAGCAGGCTGCAACCGTATTTCCGCTGGTAACCGCTGGCATAACCGAGGCGTCGGCAATTCTGAGGTTCTGAATGCCATGCACTCGTAATCCAGCGTCAACAACGGCCATTTTATCAATGCCCATTTTACAGGTTCCGGCTGGATGCCAGATCGTTGTGCTCTGGCTTCTGACGAATGCTTCGATGTCAGCTTCCACACCAGGGACCATTTCACCGCCATTCAGCTCCAAAAACTTAGGTGTGTTAGCAAGCTTTCTCACCAGTTCAACAGCCTTCGAAAGCACTGTTATATCTGACGCTTTTTCCAGATAATTGGGATTAATAACCGGCATGTCGGCCGGATTTTTAGATCTCAACATTACTTTTCCACGGCTTTCAGGCTGAACCAGAATGGGCAAGAAAATACAAACCGGGCCGCCCAGATCCGGCAAAACCGGTGCTAATGGCTCTGGCAGGCTTGGTGTAAAGTTGATTTGCAAATCCACCACACTTCCGTCATTTTTTGTATTGACAAACAGCACATTACCCGTAAGCAATGTTGTATTTGACATTGGAATTTTTGACCGGAAAATCATCGGCAGCTGCAAATGATCCTGCAAGTTTTTCCCTACGCCAGGCAGATCTTCGATCACTGCTATGCCAAGCTCCTGCAATTCAGCAGCCGGCCCGATTCCCGACAATAGCAGCAGCTTGGGAGAACCCAGTGCGCCTGCTGAAATGATGATCTCTTTATCGGCAAAAGCTTCTACCAGCAAACCATCACGAGAGATAAACTCCACGCCGGTCGCCTTTTTATTTTCAATTAAAACTCTGGAAACCAGTGCGCCGGTAACGATTGTCAAGTTTTTCCTGTCAGCAATTGAGTGCAGGAAAGCGGATGCACCGCTGTCTCGGTGACCATTTTCATCAATGTGAAATTGCAACAGTCCAGCCCCATTTTCCTGCCGGGCACCATTGTAATCCCAATTCGGGCCATCGTAACCCAGCTGCGTTGCGCCTACCAGAAAATGCTCCGAGCGCATGACTTCATCCGGGCAGTCACGAATGCTTAATGCTCCGCCCGTTGCGTGATAATCCGAAGCGCCATTTTCGTAGTTTTCCGATTTTTTAAAATAAGGCAAAACAGCTTCATAACCCCATCCCTGGGCACCCATTGCTTCCCATTTATCGAAGTTGGCCGGGTTACCGCGGACGTACATCATGGCGTTGATCGAAGTACTGCCTCCCAGCACTTTGCCTTGGTTAATCGTGATGGAGCGGCCATTCAAACCAGCTTGTTCGGTGGTTTGTAATTGCCAGTCCATATCCGATCCCCAGAGGCTTACAAAGCCTCCCGGATCCTGAATTGCAGCTTCCCGGTCGTTTTTTCCGGCTTCAATGAGCAGCACTTTCGTGTCCGGGTTGGCGCTCAGGCGATTGGCCAGCACGCTCCCGGCCGCCCCGGCGCCAACAATAATGTAATCAAATCTCATGTTGACCATTTTAAAAATGGAGGAGGGTTTTCAGCGTTTATGGTTATTGCGAGCAATTCACTTTCACCCAGTCCGACTTGTGGTTGCCTTCCAGCACCAGATCGATCAAAAAGGGCTTATCGTCGGCCAGCATTCTTTCGATAGCCGGCAAAATTTCTTCTACTTTTTCAACCCTCACCGCTTCTACCCCCATGGATTTTGCCAAAAGGTCGAACCGGATTGCGGGATAGGAAAGGTCAAATGGCAGCGGATGATCGTGTTTCGGAATTTCGCGTTCCTGCCAGTATTGGTCAATGTTGAGTTGCAGTAATTTATAAGAGCCATTGTTGCAGACCACAAATTTGGCTCCCGTATTATGCCGCACCGCTGACCATAATGTCTGGATGGTGTACATGCTGCCGCCGTCACCGGAAAAACCGATTACAGTCTTTTCAGGATTGGCTATTTTGGCACCGATTGCTCCTGGAAATCCTACACCAAGCGAACCGCCGCGCGTGAAAAAATATTGTTTTGCGAGCTTAGGCGGAAGGTAACGGCTTACTGCCGCTGAACTCGTCAATGCTTCGTCGAAAATGATGGTTTCATCCTGATTCAGCTGCTCGGCCAGCACTTTGGTAAATTGCGCCATATTCAGCGGCGATCTGCCTTTCAGTTTGTCGTCCGCTTCTTTTTCAGCTAAGATTTTATCGTTCTTGGCATTACCGATATCCGCTATACGTTGTTGTGCTTTTGCCGTCTGTTCAGGCGTCACCAACGCTTCAATTGTCTGAGCAAGAGCAGCAAGCGAAAGTTTCGGATCGCTCACAACACCCAGGTCAACGCGGTGGTTCTTTGCAATCTCATAAGCATTGAGATCGAAATGGATCACTTTGGCGTCCGGTGCGTAAATCTCTCCCAGCTCTGGAAAAACCTCAGGCATCATATAAGTGCCCACAATGAGGTTCGCATCGCCCTTTGTCGTAATCGGGTGGCTGAAAGATCCAAACATGTGGCCCGTCGTTCCCTGATACAACGGATGCGTGTTGTCCATGACGAGATCCCCGAATTCGACACCATAGACTTCCGCGCCTAAAAGCTCGGCAACGTGTGTAAGCTCCGGGATCGCATCTGAATACGCAATGCCGTCACCGACGAAAATTATCGGCTTTTCAGCTGCCAGCAACATTTCCGCTGACTGCGTGATCAGTTCCGGCGCAGGGGCAACCCGCGTGGAAGGAATGCAGCTTGGAAATACGGGCTCATCGTTGATCTCATCGAGAACATCCATGGGCAGGCAAACATAAACCGGCCCCATAGGAGGCGTAGATGCGATTTTTACTGCCCGGCGTAACGTCCGTAACAGTGATTTTGAAGACGTGGCCATAGTTGAATACTTGGTCACCGGCGCCATCATGGCCACCAGGTCATTCGCCATTTGCGCATCCATATTCATGTATTGCACACCCGCATCCGACCCGATCACCACCAGCGGCGCATGACCTCTTTTGGCCTGATACACAGCGCCCACCGCATTACCAATGCCGGGGGAGCTGTGCAACTGTACCAATGTTGGTTTCTGCGTGGCGCGGGCGTAACCGTCGCCCATCATGACCGCAATTGTTTCCTGCAAGGTGAGGATGTATTTCATCTCGGGATACTCGGCCAGGGCGTCAAGGAAACCTTGCTCCACCGTGCCGGGATTGCCGAACATGTAATCCATGCCATCCGCAAGGAATTGCTCAATGATCTTCTGATTCCCGGTTTTACCAGCCATAACGTGTGAGGCCTTTGTCCAAAACGTTCACAAACTGCTCTCCGAATTCGAAGGAACATTGCAATGAACGGCCTGTAATAAATGGATAGTCAACGATTACGGAAGTTTCTTTACCAAAATTTCCATGATATTGTCCTTCTGGTCCAACGGCGTCGGAAAGAATGTATTCCAGCACATATGGCGGTGGCCCCATGTTCAGATCGGTGTGCAGGAAGCCGGTTCCGTCGTGGTAATCGTACTCAATGCAATGCCCTGTTACGTGTTTTCCTTTGATGATGGAATTACGTTCGTTGAAATCCCTTGCAAAAACAAGTGGCGCAACGCCGTAGCAGATCCCGGCAACAGGCATTTGTTTTTTGTAAAAAGCAAGAATTACATCATGGACGCGCTGGTTGTTCACCATGTCAATGATCGGGCCGCTGCCGCCTACCAGGAAAACTGCGTCGTATTCTTCGGTCAGCTTGTCCTGTGCAATTTTGAGGTCGCTATAATATTTTTCGAATGCGCGAAGAAAGTCTGGTGTGGAGAAGTAAGGACGCTGCGGGATCACTTCCGACAGGTTCATTGTTTTTTCCAAACGGTTTGTTGCTTCAAAAGCATTCACTTTGTCAGCGGCGAGCTGCGTCGTAACGCACACGCCAAGAGGAGGATCTACGTAAGTTGTATCATAGCTCGGAGGCAATGCTTCGGCCTTTTTTCCGTTGGGTGTAATGAAATCAACGGTGTAACCGGCTTCTTCCAGTTTTTCGAGCGGCCCTACCAGCTCAATGCCCCAATATCCGTATTCCGATAAAATGGCGAGTACTTTTTTAGACATAAAATTCGGGTTTGAATAATTTTAAAAAATATCGAGGAGAGTTTACGAATGCGTTATTAATGAGCGGCGGCTCCTGGAGGAGGAGGCACAACGCCTAATTGCTGCAAAAGGCCAAGTTCATCCACATTAGCCCAGCGCTCGGCGATTTTTCCGTCTTTCATTCGGGCTGTGGTTGTGCCTGTCAATGTGATGGATTTTCCGGATGGCGGCATGCCCATTACGCCGCCTGTATCGGTGCCGTTGAGTCTCCATCTGTGCACCACTTTATCGGCTACATATCTCTGATCTTCAATGCTCAGCTTTGCATCCGGCATAGCTCCGCGGAACATGCCCACGATCCCTTTGAAACTGGCCGAACCGGGCTCAGAAACTGTTTTACCGCCCACCTGTGAATGGTCTATCGCATCGGACGCCAGTAAGTCTTCGCGCACAACACCTGTATTCCAGGCTGTTTCAAAGAATTCTACGCAAATCGCATTGTTTTGTTCTGCTGTAAGTGACATGGTTTTTGTTTTTTAAGGGTTAATTTTGGCTGTCGGCGGTCGGCGGTCAGCTTTCGGCTGTCGGCGGTATGCTGATAGCCGATGGCCGAAAGCCGAAAGCCCTCTATGTTACCGTATAAGGTCTCCCGCCTAAAAAGGCTTCTACTATTTCTGCTGTATTCACGTGGTTTTGGATCGAGGCCACTTTTCCGTCTTCATTCACGACTACAATGTGCACGACGCTGGTGTGAAACGGGATTCCGGTTGCTTTTGAAACGCCCGGCTCGTCAATGAGAACAGCCGCCACATTATCCTGATAAATCATCCTAACCGCCTTGAAATGGTCAAAACGCATGGTTTCAATGATTTGCTTCGCCGACTCCACGGCTGCAATCGGCCCTATGCGCTCGCCCGACCAGGCGATAATGTCGCGCGGCCCGAACATATGCCAGACAACGTTTGGCGCAAATGCCTTCCGAACATCTTCTGATTTCAGTCCCTGCAATGCGGCATACATGGCCCTTGCGGACTTTACGGTTGCGGGCGCAGTGTCGAAAACCGTTTCATCAAACACAATGCTGTCCGTTGTTCGCGGTGATGTAACCGATTTATTGGTATAATGTGCTGTTCCATTAATGCTTGCGTTAACCGTGAACGGCCTTCCGCCCTGCAATGCTTCAATAATTGGAAAAGTGTCGCGGTAACATTGTAATTGGCTGATCTGGCCGTTTTTAATTATGATCCAATGGACAACGCCCCCAGAAAATGCATGTCCTGATTTTGTTTCACCGCTTCCTTCCATCACCACAGCAACTGTATTCCCCTGCGCTATAAACCGGGTTGGATTCAGTTTTTCAAAAGCCAATCCTTCTTTTTGTAATCTGAAAAATTGACTTACTCCTGCTTTCCCTTCCCAAGCGCCTGACCAGGGAATCAAATCCTGCGGCCCGCCCATTTCCCATAAAACATCGTCCGCTAGAAATGATAGAACTTGCTCTATATTATTCTCCTGCAATGCTTTATAAAATTTTTTCAAAAACGGAACCGGATCCAGATCAATCGCATTGACATTTTCCAGCGAAGCCAGAATCATGAATGAATCTGCGAGCCTGATCAATGTGTCTTGTCCGTCCTGCTCAAAAACCAGGTCTTTTCTGGAAAGCTCAGGCTCATCAATGACCAGCACATCCTTGTCCGGATCGAAACTTGTAATGATTGTGGGCTTTACCGGAAGCTGCCCGCCTCTGTTAACATCATGACGGACAACTGCTCTTTCCATTTTATTGAATCACTTTCAATTGTTGCAACAAACCCAGACTGTCCTGGGCAACCCACATCTCAACGATCTTCCCGTCTTCAATGCGGAATATGTCAATGCCTTGATCCTGAACCCTTATGCTGGTGGTTTCCCTTCCGAGAAAGTTGCCCGTGTTGGTTGCTTCGTAAGACCAGCGGCTGACCACTTTATCCCCTTCCGCGAGTTCGTCGTGCAATGTGAAATGCACGTCCGGGAATGCGATCAAGGCTGTTTCGAACCATTTTCTCAATGTGGGTGGCTGATGGGACTGTCCGGGAGGAAAATGAAATATCACATCTTCGACAGCGATTTCGTCCAGGACCTCCACATTCTTTTCATTCCAGAAATCGAACCAGTATCGGCGTACTATTGCTTTATTTTCTTCTGATATCATGATGGGATCGCTCCTAGTTGCTGCATCAGTCCGAAATCGTTTTCATTCACATGAACCGAAAGGATCTTACCATTTTTGATTGTAAAAATGTCGATTCCGTAGTCTTTCACGTGGTTACCCGTTGGCGCCGCGCCGAGGAATTCTCCCTGATGCGTTCCTTCAATGTTCCAGCGTGTTGCTACTTTATTGCCTTCGGCCGTCTGGCGCATGATGTTGAATTTGATATCAGGAAATGCGTTGCGCAGATAAATTACGAAGTTCCTGAATGCCGTATATCCGGCGATTGGCTCAGGTTGTGTAGGGATAATGAATGCGAATTCAGGATCCAGGATTTCTTCAATCACTTCCAGTTTGCCCTGGCTCATGATCTCCTCAAAATACCGTGTTGCCAATGTCTGGTTGTACTCCGGATCAGTTGTATCCTCTTTGGCTTCGGAAGGTAAAATACCCAATTGAAGCAGCAGGCCAAGCGTATCTTCGTGACCAACAGACTCGACGATCTTGCCATCTTTAATGGTATGCCAGGTCATTCCGTCCACTTCAAAAGATTTGCCTGTTGCCTCTACATTGCCTTTAACTGTCAGCAAAGGGCCGCCTGTGTGCGTGCCGCCGCCTTTCCAACGTGTAACTACCCAGTCACCGCCTGCAACCATTTCATGCGGGTTAAGATAAAAGTCAGGGAAAGAATCGTGGAGCATGCGAACCAATCCGATAAATCCGTCCGGGCCGTGAAATGGTTCAGGGTGAGTAGGCAATGTAAAAACGAAATCATCCGACAAGATCTCATGAGCGACCTGCTCATTCTTGCCATTCATAATTTGATAGAAATATCGTCGGGAAAGTACTTTATTAGCGTTCATGTTTTTTAGTTAAACAGTTAGAAGGGTTTAAATTTGAAACCAGATTGATCAGGGAAACAGAACATAATTTCGCCTCTTTGTCCCTTTTCTTCTATAAATATCCCCATAACTGCTGCGGGACGATTCAAATTTTAATTGAAACTGAAAAAAGTAAAGGTGAACCTGTTGATTCCCGACTTCAAACCGTCGACGTAAGAATGAGATTTTGACGGCCGTTTTTTTTATATCTATTTAGGTTGGCATGGTAGTATTCTTTCTACTTTAATTTGTATAATTGCAACCCAATATCCACCTCATGCGAACCGCATACATTAAGCAGCCGACCACGTATTACCCTTTAAATTACATGCACTTGTAAATCAGGCCGGTAACCAACTGCCGCCATGAGATTCCCGACGCATTTCCACCTGCCGGAATGTGCTCTGTCTGATCAGCATATACACTCTTAGTAACTCATAAAACGTTTATCAAAATGAAACCCTTAAACCTCCTTATCGTTGCAATTCAAAAAGAATATCTTGCACTACTCGAAGACTCGCTGGGTTACGCAGGCTATAAGTTCAGCATCCGGCAAGTTGCTTCCAAACAATCGGCCATTGAGGCTTTTTACGAATCCAAATACGACTTACTGATCTCCAACTGCCTGCTTCCTGACGGCAAGATCACCGACCTGGCTAACGTGCTCGGGAGTCAGCTTCCTTGCCTGGTGATGACAGAGGGACATTGCCCTGTAACGGCGGAAAGAGTGCTTGCGGTAACGGAAACGAGCTATTATATTAATTGTTCCAATAAACTGGGCTGGATTCCCGCGCTGGAAAACACACTTGCGAAATGGAAAAACAACGCACGAAAAAAGATTGCCCAGCATAACCAGAACCATGAATCACTTTATAAAAAGGTCCTGGCGCGTTGCGAAGATGAGATCGCTGCAAATTCGCTTTCTAATGCATTCTCATTGCTGCTGGAAGTGATGGACCTCAGCAGAATATATTTCTATACCAAAAACCAGCCTGCAACCGGTGATGCGCACGACCTGACCTTGAAAATAGAAGTTACTGCACCCGGCGTGCCTGCCAAACATACCGGAAAGACCATTAAAATTCCCGGTTTCAATCGTTGGAATGCTTTATTTAATGCCAAAAAGCCTGTTTTGGAGCCTTCATCCAACAAGAGCGGAGCAGAAGTTCAGTGGTTTAGTCAGCAGGATGCCCAATCCATGATGGCGGTTCCGGTGCAGGGTAACGCGGGCTGGACCGGCTTTATAGCGCTCGACGACACATTAAACAACCGGGAATGGACGCAGGCCGAGATTGCCCTTATTGAGTCTGTGGCTTCATTGATCCAGAAAACGAACTCAACCTCAGGCAAAACTTCAAGAAATAGCAAATTCCTGACAAGCCTGGCATGAACCCCGACTTGAATTACCGGAACGGGATGTCATTAGGTTGGCGTCTCTGTTTCATCCTTAGCTTGTTTGCCACAATTCCGCGTCTCATTTTTATCTGGACTTCCATGTTTGACCAGGATAATGTTGGCGCGGGCATATTGGATATTTGCATCCAGTTCATCATAAGTTTTGAATTTTCGTGGATCTTCGTATACATCTGCCTGCAAAACACCTATAATGTGCCCAGCTGGTTCAACAGCCAGAAAACATGGGTCCAGATAGTGCTGCTAATCGTCCTCTTCCTGTCTATAAACGAGCTCCTTTTCCAGCTGAAACTGGCATTGGACGATGACAATTCGGATATGCTGATTTTCAGGGTTGTATATT
It includes:
- a CDS encoding ester cyclase, encoding MISEENKAIVRRYWFDFWNEKNVEVLDEIAVEDVIFHFPPGQSHQPPTLRKWFETALIAFPDVHFTLHDELAEGDKVVSRWSYEATNTGNFLGRETTSIRVQDQGIDIFRIEDGKIVEMWVAQDSLGLLQQLKVIQ
- a CDS encoding GAF domain-containing protein, with amino-acid sequence MKPLNLLIVAIQKEYLALLEDSLGYAGYKFSIRQVASKQSAIEAFYESKYDLLISNCLLPDGKITDLANVLGSQLPCLVMTEGHCPVTAERVLAVTETSYYINCSNKLGWIPALENTLAKWKNNARKKIAQHNQNHESLYKKVLARCEDEIAANSLSNAFSLLLEVMDLSRIYFYTKNQPATGDAHDLTLKIEVTAPGVPAKHTGKTIKIPGFNRWNALFNAKKPVLEPSSNKSGAEVQWFSQQDAQSMMAVPVQGNAGWTGFIALDDTLNNREWTQAEIALIESVASLIQKTNSTSGKTSRNSKFLTSLA
- a CDS encoding ester cyclase codes for the protein MNANKVLSRRYFYQIMNGKNEQVAHEILSDDFVFTLPTHPEPFHGPDGFIGLVRMLHDSFPDFYLNPHEMVAGGDWVVTRWKGGGTHTGGPLLTVKGNVEATGKSFEVDGMTWHTIKDGKIVESVGHEDTLGLLLQLGILPSEAKEDTTDPEYNQTLATRYFEEIMSQGKLEVIEEILDPEFAFIIPTQPEPIAGYTAFRNFVIYLRNAFPDIKFNIMRQTAEGNKVATRWNIEGTHQGEFLGAAPTGNHVKDYGIDIFTIKNGKILSVHVNENDFGLMQQLGAIPS
- a CDS encoding nuclear transport factor 2 family protein encodes the protein MERAVVRHDVNRGGQLPVKPTIITSFDPDKDVLVIDEPELSRKDLVFEQDGQDTLIRLADSFMILASLENVNAIDLDPVPFLKKFYKALQENNIEQVLSFLADDVLWEMGGPQDLIPWSGAWEGKAGVSQFFRLQKEGLAFEKLNPTRFIAQGNTVAVVMEGSGETKSGHAFSGGVVHWIIIKNGQISQLQCYRDTFPIIEALQGGRPFTVNASINGTAHYTNKSVTSPRTTDSIVFDETVFDTAPATVKSARAMYAALQGLKSEDVRKAFAPNVVWHMFGPRDIIAWSGERIGPIAAVESAKQIIETMRFDHFKAVRMIYQDNVAAVLIDEPGVSKATGIPFHTSVVHIVVVNEDGKVASIQNHVNTAEIVEAFLGGRPYTVT
- a CDS encoding ester cyclase, with protein sequence MSLTAEQNNAICVEFFETAWNTGVVREDLLASDAIDHSQVGGKTVSEPGSASFKGIVGMFRGAMPDAKLSIEDQRYVADKVVHRWRLNGTDTGGVMGMPPSGKSITLTGTTTARMKDGKIAERWANVDELGLLQQLGVVPPPPGAAAH